One window from the genome of Equus quagga isolate Etosha38 chromosome 6, UCLA_HA_Equagga_1.0, whole genome shotgun sequence encodes:
- the C6H9orf40 gene encoding uncharacterized protein C9orf40 homolog, producing MAKRRAAEPLRFHVPWKRLLLCDFPEGPPPPPLWIPPPGTSHPGQPLGVPELPRKRKIDAGAMTEPLASPSKRRDGGAPRAPGGAEPEGRGLETGEPPLLQPPGRPRGPGEEPGRARPPRGSGDDGAGRAEPPQEDWGAAPGQLDEEFWQYNTFQYWRNPLPPIDLADIEDVSEDNLTEAMLQGKNEVVEVDMES from the exons ATGGCCAAACGGCGTGCGGCCGAGCCGCTCAGGTTCCACGTGCCTTGGAAGCGGCTTCTGCTCTGCGACTTCCCGgaggggccgccgccgccgccgctctgGATCCCGCCGCCGGGGACCTCGCATCCCGGGCAGCCCCTCGGCGTCCCGGAGCTGCCCCGAAAGCGCAAAATCGACGCGGGGGCCATGACTGAGCCTTTGGCTTCGCCCAGCAAGCGCCGCGACGGCGGGGCCCCGCGCGCTCCGGGCGGCGCGGAGCCTGAGGGCCGCGGCCTGGAGACTGGCGAGCCGCCGCTGCTGCAGCCGCCCGGGCGGCCCCGCGGACCGGGGGAGGAGCCCGGGCGCGCCCGGCCCCCGAGGGGCAGTGGCGACGACGGGGCGGGGCGAGCAGAGCCCCCGCAGGAAGACTGGGGGGCCGCCCCGGGCCAG ctCGATGAAGAATTTTGGCAGTACAACACCTTCCAGTACTGGAGGAATCCTTTACCACCTATTGATCTGGCAGACATTGAAGATGTAAGTGAAGACAACCTTACAGAAGCAATGCTTCAGGGCAAGAATGAAGTGGTTGAGGTTGACATGGAGTCCTGA